AACGTGTCTTGGAATGTATTTTCGCACATGACCCAAATCATTCAACCGATGGACATAATGTATAGGTTATACGTTTTAAGGTAAGTGATTATAACATTAGCATGCCACTTTTTTGGGGGTATGCCTTCAATAAATCTTGACAGATGGGTGAATCCCGACAGATTGCAACCACTTATATGATGGGAGAAGGGATGGAAGAAAGAATAATCGCATTGCTCAAACCCACTCAAATGGTGCATCTGGCCACCTGCGAAAGCGGCCAGCCCAGGCTGCGGCCGATGACCATGATTTATCTGGACGGCAGCTTCTATTTTGCCACCGGGGCTGCGGACAGCAAGTGCGCCCAGATCGCGGCAAATCACAGGGCGGAATTTTGCCTCTTACTGAAAAAGGAAACCAATTCCGGTTATCTGCGCGGAAGCGGAATGCTGCGGCAGGTCGATGACCTGGGCCTCAGGAAGGAAGTGGCGGATTTCGCCCCATTCCTTCTCGACTATTGGCAGGGGCCGGCAGATCCAGCATTCCGTCTGTTTGTGATGGATTTGAAGCAGCTCAGGTATATGAAACCCGGGGACGATTATGAGGTAGTAACAGATCATTGAAGAGCACTTTTTCTCCCATCAGCGGCCAGAATCCCCAGGATCTCCGCTAAACGGTACTCGATTGGACGGTCTATTCCTCATGGCCGTAGGACCGCACGAAACTCCAAAGCCCGAGACCAGCGAGGGTTTTCTCGCTTTCATGCTTTCCTCCCTATAGCTCTATTTTCTCTATAAACATCTCACTGGGGACAGATTCCAATTATATAAAACCAAATTTGATGTCAAGCAATATCTTCGGTCAGGCGGGCCGGTCTCCTGGCCGGAGTCGGCTGGGCATCTAATTCCGCTTGCCAGAACGGTGCTTTGCCTTAATATGTTCATATGGCATCAGCTCAAAACGTAATTGAACACACATATTAAGGAGCAGGAATGGAATCCTTCAGTTTTTACAACCCCACCCGCATCCATTTTGGGGTGGGGGCGATAAAACACCTGGGGCAGGAAATGAAGAGCGCGGGGGTCCGAAAATGCCTCCTGATCGCCGGAGGCGGATCGATCCGCAGCAACAACGTGCACGCCCAGGTCTGTGACAGCCTCAAGGGCCAGCAGATCGACTGGACCGAAGCCTGGGGAGTGCAGCCCAATCCCACTCTGGCTAAGTTGCGTGATCTTATCGCCCAGGCCAAAGAAGACGGGGTCGACGCACTGCTCGCCGTGGGCGGCGGCAGCGTGATCGACAGCGCCAAAGCGACAGCCGCGGGCTATTATCTGGAGGACGTCTGGAACGCCTTCACGGGGCAGGAGAAAGTGCAAAAAGCCCTGCCAGTCTACACCGTTCTGACCCTCTCCGCCACCGGCAGCGAGATGAATGGCAACGCCGTGATTACCAATGCAGAAGAGAAGAAGAAATGGAGCATC
The window above is part of the Candidatus Syntrophosphaera sp. genome. Proteins encoded here:
- a CDS encoding pyridoxamine 5'-phosphate oxidase family protein translates to MEERIIALLKPTQMVHLATCESGQPRLRPMTMIYLDGSFYFATGAADSKCAQIAANHRAEFCLLLKKETNSGYLRGSGMLRQVDDLGLRKEVADFAPFLLDYWQGPADPAFRLFVMDLKQLRYMKPGDDYEVVTDH